Within the Streptomyces sp. NBC_00554 genome, the region GCAGATCGAGGCGCTGAAGGCGGAGGGTCCCGAGTGGCTGCTGCGGGAGCGCGCCACCCAGGCCGAGGTCCGCAAGGAAGCGGCTCGCATCAAGGAGAAGAAGGCCGACGAGGCCGCCCAGCGCTCCTGATCTCCCTCAGAGCGGAGTCGGGGGCTCGGCCACACCGACGATGAAGTCCCCCAGCGGCCTGACGTCGGCCGACCAGCCCAGCGCGGTGAGCTCTGCGGAGAGCGCCGCGGGCTCGTGGTAGATCTTCACGATCCGGTACTCGCTGCCGTCGTCGAGGCTGCGGACCTCCGAGGAGACGTCCTCGAGGGCTGCCCCGGCCAGGCCCTCGTCGATGAAGACGGCTCTGCCGTCCGGGGCCAGCGCAGCGGCGACGGTCGCCCAGAAGTCCCCGAAGCGGGACGCCGGGACATGGCTGAGCCAGAAGGCGAAGAACACGGTGTCGTAGCGGCGCTCCGGCCGCCACGCGAACACGTCGGCCTGCACGAACGCCACCTTGAGGGACCCGGCACGCTCACGCGCGATGCCCAGCACCTCCGGCGCCGAGTCGACAGCGGTCACCGAGCGAGCCCGCGAGGCCAGCGACCCGGTCCACTGACCCGTACCGCAGGCCAGCTCCAGCACGTCACCGGCGACGGGGAGGCCGTCGAGCGCGGCCACCAGTTCCCGCAGGTCCGCCCGCTCGGCGTAGATCCGGTCGTACTCGAAGGCGCGGGCCCGGTAGTAGGCAATCTGCTCCGCCAGAAGGGCATCGTCAGAAGTTGTCATGAGCCCGACGGTAGTTGCGGTACCGCCGGTCTGTCCGGAAACCCGCGCTGTGAGTTCACGTCAGGACCGGGCAAGGACGCAGAACTCGTGGCCCTCCGGGTCGGCCAGGCACGTCCACGGGACATCGCCCTGGCCGACGTCGAGGTCGGTGGCGCCGAGGGCCCGCAGCCGGGCCACCTCCGCCGCCTTGTCGTCACCGGGGTCCGGCACCAGGTCGAGATGAACGCGGTCCGGCACGGTCTTCACATCGAGCTTGCGGAGGAACTCGAGATACGGCCCGACACCCTCGGCGGAGCGAAACGATGCATGATCGTCGGTCACCTCGTGCAGGGTCCAGCCGATCGCCTCGCCCCAGAACCGGGCCATGACCCGCGGATCCACGCAGTCGACCACCACCGCGGCGATCGGCCCGGTGTCCCGGTAGACCTCCCGAGGCTCAAGGACGCAGAACTCGTTGCCCTCCGGGTCGGCGAGGACCGTCCACGGCACATCGCCCTGGCCCACGTCGGCGGGCATCGCACCGAGTGACCGGAGGCGCGCGACCAGCTCCGCCTGATGGGCCGCGGAGGTGGTGGCGAGATCGAGGTGCACACGGTTCTTCGTTGCCGTCTTGGGTTCCGGGACGGCAATGACATCGATGCATACGCCGGCCGGGTCCTGCCAGTCGAAGCCGACGGGCTGAGCGGCGGTCGCGCCGGATCCCCCGCTGGTGACACCCCAGCCGAGCGCCTCCGCCCAGAACCGCCCGACCGCCGAGTCGTCAAGAGCCTTTATGTTCACCAGGGCAGGTCGCAGTGTCATGTCGGCGATCCTATGCACCCGGCCAGGCAGGCAACTGGATTGCATAAACGTGCGGCGAAACGTATAGTCATGCCATCCAAGAGGAGGGTTCCATGGCGGTACGTGCGGCAGTGGCAGGAGCGAGTGGGTACGCGGGCGGGGAACTGCTGCGGCTGCTCCTGGTGCACCCCGAGATCGAGATCGGCGCTCTGACCGGCAACTCCAACGCCGGCCAGCGCCTGGGCGCGCTCCAGCCGCATCTGCTGCCGCTCGCCGGCCGCGTCCTTGAGGAGACCACCCCCGAGGTCCTCGCCGGCCACGACGTCGTGTTCCTCGCGCTGCCCCACGGGCAGTCCGCCGCCGTCGCCGAGCAGCTGGGCCCGGATGTCCTGGTCGTCGACATGGGCGCCGACTTCCGGCTGAAGGACCCGGCCGACTGGGAGAAGTTCTACGGCTCCGAGCACGCCGGGACCTGGCCGTACGGCCTCCCCGAACTGCCGGGTGCCCGCGCCGCGCTGGAGGGGTCCAAGCGCATCGCGGTACCCGGTTGCTACCCCACGGCCACCTCGCTGGCGCTCTTCCCGGCGTACGCGGCGGGCCTCGCCGAGAACGAGGCCGTGATCGTCGCCGCCTCCGGGACCTCGGGTGCCGGCAAGGCGCCCAAGGCGCACCTCCTCGGCAGCGAGGTCATGGGCTCCATGTCCCCGTACGGCGTCGGCGGCGGTCACAGGCACACCCCCGAGATCATCCAGAACCTCGGCGCCGCCGCGGGCGAGTCCGTCACCGTCTCCTTCACGCCGACCCTCGCGCCGATGCCCCGCGGCATCCTTGCCACCTGCAGCGCCAAGGCGAAGCCCGGCGTCACCGCCGAGTCCGTACGGGCCGTATACGAGAAGGCGTACGCGGACGAGCCGTTCGTACACCTGCTCCCGGAGGGGCAGTGGCCCGCGACGGCGTCTGTCTACGGTTCCAACGCCGTTCAGGTGCAGGTCGCCTTCGACGCCGCCGCGCACCGCATCATCGCGATCAGCGCCATCGACAACCTGACCAAGGGCACCGCGGGCGGTGCCGTCCAGAGCATGAACATCGCCCTCGGGCTTCCCGAGGACATGGGTCTTTCCACGATCGGAGTCGCACCGTGAGCGACGCACGTGCAGCCACCGGGCCGCAGACAACGATGAAAGCCGCACCTCTGCGCTGCACGGGCGGAGAAGCGAACAAGGAGATGCAGTGAGTGTCACGGCAGCAAAGGGATTCCAGGCTGCGGGCATCGCAGCCGGGATCAAGGAGAACGGCAACCCCGACCTGGCCCTCGTGGTCAACAAGGGGCCCCGTCCGGCCGCCGCGGGCGTCTTCACCTCCAACCGCGTGAAGGCCGCGCCGGTGCTGTGGTCCGAGCAGGTCCTCAAGGGCGGCCGGGTGACCGCCGTGGTCCTCAACTCCGGTGGTGCCAACGCCTGTACGGGGCCGAAGGGCTTCCAGGACACGCACGCGACCGCCGAGAAGGTGGCCGACACCCTCGGGCTCAACGCGGCCGAGGTCGCCGTCGCCTCGACCGGCCTCATCGGCATCCTGCTCCCGATGGACAAGCTGCTCACGGGAGTTGAGACGGCGGCCGCGTCCCTGAGCGAGCACGGCGGTGAGAAGGCCGCCATCGCCATCAAGACCACCGACAGCGTCCACAAGACCTCCGTGGTCACCGGCGACGGCTGGACAGTCGGCGGCATGGCGAAGGGCGCCGGCATGCTCGCCCCCGGCCTCGCCACCATGCTCGTGGTCCTGACGACGGACGCCGACGTCGAGAGCGACGTACTGGACAAGGCGCTGCGGGCGGCCACGAAGGTCACCTTCGACCGCGTCGACTCCGACGGCTGCATGTCGACCAACGACACCGTGCTGCTGCTCGCCTCCGGTGCGTCCGAAGTCACCCCGGACCAGCAGGAGTTCGCGGAGGCCGTACGGAAGGTCTGCGACGACCTCGGGCAGCAGCTCATCCGGGACGCCGAGGGTGCCAGCAAGGACATCAAGGTCGAGGTCGTGAACGCCGCGAGCGAGGACGACGCCGTCGAGGTGGGCCGCTCCATCGCCCGCAACAACCTCCTCAAGTGCGCGATCCACGGCGAGGACCCCAACTGGGGCCGGGTGCTCTCCGCCATCGGCACCACCCAAGCCGCCTTCGAGCCGGACCAGTTGAACGTCGCCATCAACGGCGTCTGGGTCTGCAAGAACGGCGGCGTCGGCGAGGACCGTGAGCTCGTCGACATGCGCTACCGCGAGGTCCACATCGTCGCCGACCTCGCCGCAGGCAGTGAGACCGCCACGATCTGGACCAACGACCTCACCGCGGACTACGTCCACGAGAACAGCGCGTACTCCTCATGAGCACTACTCGTAAGCACACCGCGCTGCCCAAGGCGCAGATCCTCATCGAGGCGCTGCCCTGGCTGACCCGGCACCAAGGCAAGACCGTCGTCGTCAAGTTCGGCGGCAACGCCATGATCGACGAGGAGCTGAAGTCCGCCTTCGCGCAGGACATCGTCTTCCTGCACCACGCAGGCCTCAAGCCCGTCGTCGTGCACGGCGGCGGCCCGCAGATCAGCGCCGCCCTCGACCGGCACGGCATCGTCAGCGAGTTCAAGGCGGGCCTGCGGGTCACCACCGAGGAGGCCATGGACGTCGTACGCATGGTCCTTGCCGGACAGGTGCAGCGTGAACTGGTCGGGCTGCTCAACCAGCACGGGCCGCTCGCTGTCGGAATGACCGGCGAGGACGCGCACACCATCACCGCCACCAAGCACCAGCCCGAGATCGACGGCGAGTTGATCGACATCGGGCGGGTCGGCGAGATCACCGCAATCGACACGGGTGCCATCGAGGCGCTGCTCTCCGACGGCCGTATCCCGGTCGTCTCCTCGATCGCCCGCTCCCAGGACGACGGACATGTCTACAACGTCAATGCTGATACGGCGGCTGCGGCACTCGCTGCGGCGCTGGGTGCCGAAACCCTGATGGTCCTCACCGACGTCGAGGGTCTCTACGAGGACTGGCCCAACAGCGACGAGGTGATCAGCCGCCTCACCGCCTCCCAACTGGAGAAGCTGCTGCCCGAACTGGCCAGCGGCATGGTGCCGAAGATGGAGGGCTGTCTGCACGCCGTACGCAACGGCGTCACCACCGCCCGGGTCATCGACGGCCGGGTCCAGCACTCGATCCTGCTGGAGATCTTCACCGACGAGGGGATCGGCACGATGGTCGTGCCCGATCAGGAGGAAGAGGGGGACGCCGCATGACCGCCAACGAAGAGCTCACCCAGCGCTGGCAGGGCTCACTCATGGACAACTACGGCA harbors:
- a CDS encoding class I SAM-dependent methyltransferase, with product MTTSDDALLAEQIAYYRARAFEYDRIYAERADLRELVAALDGLPVAGDVLELACGTGQWTGSLASRARSVTAVDSAPEVLGIARERAGSLKVAFVQADVFAWRPERRYDTVFFAFWLSHVPASRFGDFWATVAAALAPDGRAVFIDEGLAGAALEDVSSEVRSLDDGSEYRIVKIYHEPAALSAELTALGWSADVRPLGDFIVGVAEPPTPL
- a CDS encoding VOC family protein; translated protein: MTLRPALVNIKALDDSAVGRFWAEALGWGVTSGGSGATAAQPVGFDWQDPAGVCIDVIAVPEPKTATKNRVHLDLATTSAAHQAELVARLRSLGAMPADVGQGDVPWTVLADPEGNEFCVLEPREVYRDTGPIAAVVVDCVDPRVMARFWGEAIGWTLHEVTDDHASFRSAEGVGPYLEFLRKLDVKTVPDRVHLDLVPDPGDDKAAEVARLRALGATDLDVGQGDVPWTCLADPEGHEFCVLARS
- the argC gene encoding N-acetyl-gamma-glutamyl-phosphate reductase, which translates into the protein MAVRAAVAGASGYAGGELLRLLLVHPEIEIGALTGNSNAGQRLGALQPHLLPLAGRVLEETTPEVLAGHDVVFLALPHGQSAAVAEQLGPDVLVVDMGADFRLKDPADWEKFYGSEHAGTWPYGLPELPGARAALEGSKRIAVPGCYPTATSLALFPAYAAGLAENEAVIVAASGTSGAGKAPKAHLLGSEVMGSMSPYGVGGGHRHTPEIIQNLGAAAGESVTVSFTPTLAPMPRGILATCSAKAKPGVTAESVRAVYEKAYADEPFVHLLPEGQWPATASVYGSNAVQVQVAFDAAAHRIIAISAIDNLTKGTAGGAVQSMNIALGLPEDMGLSTIGVAP
- the argJ gene encoding bifunctional glutamate N-acetyltransferase/amino-acid acetyltransferase ArgJ yields the protein MSVTAAKGFQAAGIAAGIKENGNPDLALVVNKGPRPAAAGVFTSNRVKAAPVLWSEQVLKGGRVTAVVLNSGGANACTGPKGFQDTHATAEKVADTLGLNAAEVAVASTGLIGILLPMDKLLTGVETAAASLSEHGGEKAAIAIKTTDSVHKTSVVTGDGWTVGGMAKGAGMLAPGLATMLVVLTTDADVESDVLDKALRAATKVTFDRVDSDGCMSTNDTVLLLASGASEVTPDQQEFAEAVRKVCDDLGQQLIRDAEGASKDIKVEVVNAASEDDAVEVGRSIARNNLLKCAIHGEDPNWGRVLSAIGTTQAAFEPDQLNVAINGVWVCKNGGVGEDRELVDMRYREVHIVADLAAGSETATIWTNDLTADYVHENSAYSS
- the argB gene encoding acetylglutamate kinase, with translation MSTTRKHTALPKAQILIEALPWLTRHQGKTVVVKFGGNAMIDEELKSAFAQDIVFLHHAGLKPVVVHGGGPQISAALDRHGIVSEFKAGLRVTTEEAMDVVRMVLAGQVQRELVGLLNQHGPLAVGMTGEDAHTITATKHQPEIDGELIDIGRVGEITAIDTGAIEALLSDGRIPVVSSIARSQDDGHVYNVNADTAAAALAAALGAETLMVLTDVEGLYEDWPNSDEVISRLTASQLEKLLPELASGMVPKMEGCLHAVRNGVTTARVIDGRVQHSILLEIFTDEGIGTMVVPDQEEEGDAA